One region of Streptomyces leeuwenhoekii genomic DNA includes:
- a CDS encoding glucose PTS transporter subunit EIIB yields MASKAEKIVAGLGGIDNIEEVEGCITRLRTEVADASLVDEAALKAAGAHGVVKMGTAIQVVIGTDADPIAAEIEDMM; encoded by the coding sequence ATGGCCAGCAAGGCTGAGAAGATCGTTGCCGGGCTCGGCGGCATCGACAACATCGAAGAGGTCGAGGGCTGCATCACCCGCCTCCGCACCGAGGTCGCCGACGCCTCGCTCGTCGACGAGGCCGCGCTCAAGGCCGCCGGCGCCCACGGCGTCGTGAAGATGGGGACCGCCATCCAGGTCGTCATCGGCACCGACGCCGACCCGATCGCCGCGGAGATCGAAGACATGATGTGA
- the rph gene encoding ribonuclease PH — translation MSRIDGRTPEQLRPVTIERGWSKHAEGSVLVSFGDTKVLCTASVTEGVPRWRKGSGEGWVTAEYSMLPRATNTRGDRESVKGRIGGRTHEISRLIGRSLRAVIDYKALGENTIVLDCDVLQADGGTRTAAITGAYVALADAVAWAQAKKIVRAGRRPLTGTVAAVSVGIVGGVPMLDLCYEEDVRAETDMNVVCTGDGRFVEVQGTAEAQPFAREELDALLDLAVGGCTELAGLQRAALDTVLEK, via the coding sequence ATGTCACGCATCGACGGCCGCACCCCCGAACAGCTCCGCCCCGTCACCATCGAACGCGGCTGGAGCAAGCACGCCGAAGGCTCCGTCCTCGTCTCCTTCGGCGACACCAAGGTCCTCTGCACCGCCTCCGTCACCGAAGGCGTCCCCCGCTGGCGCAAGGGCAGCGGCGAAGGCTGGGTCACCGCCGAGTACTCCATGCTGCCCCGCGCCACCAACACCCGCGGCGACCGGGAATCCGTCAAGGGCAGGATCGGCGGCCGCACCCACGAGATCAGCCGCCTCATCGGCCGCTCCCTGCGCGCCGTCATCGACTACAAGGCCCTCGGCGAGAACACCATCGTCCTGGACTGCGACGTCCTCCAGGCCGACGGCGGCACCCGCACCGCCGCCATCACCGGCGCCTACGTCGCCCTCGCCGACGCCGTCGCCTGGGCCCAGGCCAAGAAGATCGTCCGGGCCGGACGCCGCCCCCTCACCGGCACCGTCGCCGCCGTCTCCGTCGGCATCGTCGGCGGCGTCCCCATGCTCGACCTCTGCTACGAAGAGGACGTGCGCGCCGAGACCGACATGAACGTCGTCTGCACCGGCGACGGACGCTTCGTCGAGGTCCAGGGCACCGCCGAGGCCCAGCCCTTCGCCCGCGAGGAACTCGACGCCCTGCTCGACCTCGCCGTCGGCGGCTGCACGGAACTCGCCGGCCTCCAGCGCGCGGCGCTTGATACGGTCCTCGAAAAGTAA
- the rdgB gene encoding RdgB/HAM1 family non-canonical purine NTP pyrophosphatase, protein MTRLILATRNAGKITELKAILAEAGLPHELVGADAYPEVPDVRETGVTFAENALLKAHALAQATGLPAVADDSGLCVDVMNGAPGIFSARWAGRHGDDKANLDLLLAQLADIADEHRAAHFACAAALALPDGTERVVEGRLRGVLRREPAGSGGFGYDPILQPEGETRTCAELTAQEKNAISHRGKAFRALVPVVRELLG, encoded by the coding sequence ATGACCCGCTTGATCCTCGCCACCCGCAACGCCGGAAAGATCACCGAGCTGAAGGCCATCCTGGCCGAGGCCGGTCTGCCGCACGAGCTGGTGGGCGCCGACGCCTACCCCGAGGTACCCGACGTGAGGGAGACGGGCGTCACCTTCGCCGAGAACGCCCTCCTCAAGGCCCACGCCCTGGCCCAAGCCACCGGCCTGCCCGCCGTCGCCGACGACTCCGGCCTGTGCGTCGACGTCATGAACGGCGCCCCCGGCATCTTCTCCGCCCGCTGGGCCGGCCGCCACGGCGACGACAAGGCCAACCTGGACCTGCTCCTCGCCCAGCTCGCGGACATCGCCGACGAACACCGCGCCGCCCACTTCGCCTGCGCCGCGGCCCTCGCCCTGCCCGACGGCACGGAGCGGGTCGTGGAGGGCCGGCTGCGGGGCGTCCTGCGCCGCGAGCCGGCCGGCTCGGGCGGTTTCGGCTACGACCCGATCCTCCAGCCGGAGGGCGAGACGCGCACCTGCGCGGAGCTGACGGCCCAGGAGAAGAACGCCATCAGCCACCGGGGCAAGGCGTTCCGGGCGCTGGTGCCGGTGGTGCGGGAGCTGCTGGGCTGA
- the bcp gene encoding thioredoxin-dependent thiol peroxidase, with amino-acid sequence MSERLQPGDVAPAFTLQDADGNEVSLSDYKGRKVIVYFYPAALTPGCTKQACDFTDNLDLLAGAGYDVVGISPDKPEKLAKFREAESLKVTLLADPDKSVLEAYGAFGEKKLYGKTVVGVIRSTVVVDEEGKVERALYNVKATGHVAKIIKDLGI; translated from the coding sequence ATGAGCGAGCGACTCCAGCCCGGGGACGTGGCCCCCGCCTTCACCCTCCAGGACGCCGACGGCAACGAGGTGTCCCTCTCCGACTACAAGGGCCGCAAGGTCATCGTCTACTTCTACCCCGCCGCCCTCACTCCCGGCTGCACCAAGCAGGCGTGCGACTTCACGGACAACCTGGACCTGCTGGCCGGCGCCGGCTACGACGTCGTCGGCATCTCGCCCGACAAGCCGGAGAAGCTGGCCAAGTTCCGCGAGGCGGAATCGCTGAAGGTCACGCTCCTCGCCGACCCGGACAAGTCCGTCCTGGAGGCGTACGGCGCCTTCGGCGAGAAGAAGCTCTACGGCAAGACGGTCGTCGGCGTCATCCGCTCCACGGTGGTCGTGGACGAGGAGGGCAAGGTCGAGCGGGCCCTGTACAACGTGAAGGCGACGGGACACGTGGCCAAGATCATCAAGGATCTCGGGATCTGA
- a CDS encoding DUF3618 domain-containing protein, with amino-acid sequence MADTSDTRTPAQIEADIRRRREVLAETLDEIGVRVHPRTIVGDAKAKVVANVDHTLGRAYVGVNRAVSDVKARFVDEEGTPRMERIVPVALVVVGVVGLLALGSRRRKS; translated from the coding sequence GTGGCGGACACGTCGGACACGAGAACCCCGGCGCAGATCGAGGCGGACATCAGGCGCCGTCGCGAGGTGCTGGCCGAGACGCTCGACGAGATCGGGGTGCGCGTCCACCCCAGGACGATCGTGGGGGACGCGAAGGCCAAGGTGGTCGCCAACGTCGATCACACGCTGGGCCGGGCCTACGTCGGCGTCAATCGCGCCGTCAGCGATGTGAAGGCCCGGTTCGTGGACGAGGAGGGGACGCCCCGGATGGAGCGGATCGTGCCCGTCGCCCTCGTCGTGGTCGGCGTGGTGGGGCTGCTCGCCCTCGGCTCCCGGCGGCGCAAGAGCTGA
- a CDS encoding GroES family chaperonin has product MSANRNEHSTQHDKLPIRMLHDRVLVRQDTSEGERRSGGGILIPATAAVGRRLAWAEVVAVGQNVRTVEPGDRVLFDPEDRAEVEVRGVAYVLMRERDLHAVAADRFEGSEDSTGLYL; this is encoded by the coding sequence GTGAGCGCCAACAGAAACGAGCACAGCACCCAGCACGACAAGCTGCCCATCCGGATGCTGCACGACCGCGTACTCGTGCGGCAGGACACGAGCGAGGGCGAGCGGCGTTCGGGGGGCGGAATCCTGATTCCCGCCACGGCGGCGGTCGGCCGCCGGCTGGCGTGGGCCGAGGTGGTCGCGGTGGGCCAGAACGTGCGGACGGTGGAGCCGGGCGACCGGGTCCTGTTCGACCCGGAGGACCGCGCCGAGGTGGAGGTGCGGGGGGTCGCGTACGTGCTGATGCGCGAGCGCGACCTGCACGCCGTGGCCGCGGACCGGTTCGAGGGGTCGGAGGACTCGACCGGGCTGTACCTGTAA
- a CDS encoding DMT family transporter: MAWVLLIVAGLLEVGWSIGMKYTDGFTRLVPSLLTGAGIVGSMVLLSYAARTLPIGTAYGVWVGIGAAGAAVLGMVVLGEPATAARIFFICLLLVAVVGLKATSGH; encoded by the coding sequence ATGGCGTGGGTTCTGCTGATCGTCGCGGGTCTGCTCGAGGTCGGCTGGTCGATCGGAATGAAGTACACCGACGGCTTCACCCGCCTCGTCCCCAGTCTGCTCACCGGAGCCGGCATCGTCGGCAGCATGGTGCTGCTGTCGTACGCCGCCCGCACCCTGCCCATCGGTACCGCCTACGGCGTGTGGGTCGGCATCGGTGCGGCCGGTGCGGCGGTGCTCGGCATGGTGGTGCTGGGTGAGCCGGCCACCGCCGCCCGGATCTTCTTCATCTGTCTGCTGCTGGTCGCCGTGGTGGGGCTGAAGGCGACCTCTGGTCACTGA
- a CDS encoding transglycosylase domain-containing protein, with the protein MSDEPQQPNKGWAPGAPQAADEPGGDKPTTRRRTGWRRLFPTWRMTLTICVVGLVLLAGGLFLGYSLVKIPPANALATKQSNVFLYADGSQLARDGEVNRESVSLAQISEDAQHAVLAAEDRDFYTESAVDPTAMIRAAWNTATGKGKQSGSTITQQYVKNYYLGQEQTLTRKVKEFFIAIKLDREKSKEEILEGYLNTSYFGRNAYGIQAAAQAYYGMDATELDPARGAYLAALLNAPSEYDVVAHPENRSAAESRWNYVLDGMVKKGWLTRDERDGMKFPMPKETTVSTGLSGQRGYIVQIVTDYLIENKIVDEESLDAGGYRITTTLQKDKQDAFVKAVDDQLMSKLDPDRKVDTYVRAGGASVDPKTGKVVAMYNGIDYVKQYTPNATRRDFQVGSTFKPFVFTSAVENASRTQDGRAITPNTVYDGTNKRPVQGWDGGYYAPENEDQHSYGDITVREATDKSVNAVYAQMAVDVGSDKVKQTAVDLGLPSDTPNMYPSPSIALGTATASVLDMAEAYATLANHGEHGTYTLVEKVTKDGKQEIELPARQERQAVSRQAADTTTSVLRGVVQNGTATAAQNAGRPAAGKTGTAEEDTAAWFAGYTPDLATVVAVMGQDPVTAQHKSLYGAMGLPRINGGGAPTDIWAQYTRDALEGEPVRDFDLQLQAGADTVRPLPASPSAGEDSGEPADAGTPSGRPEGTSPTPDRGQGTGDGAATEGSGTEDGGAAADPTGGTAPGTGTGAPEGDAGEGDGTGDGTGDGGAPQDGTGDGGAGPTAGVPLPQSRRE; encoded by the coding sequence ATGAGCGACGAGCCGCAGCAGCCGAACAAGGGCTGGGCACCGGGAGCGCCCCAGGCGGCCGACGAACCCGGAGGCGACAAGCCGACCACACGCAGGCGCACCGGCTGGCGCCGGCTGTTTCCCACCTGGCGGATGACGCTGACCATCTGCGTCGTCGGCCTCGTGCTGCTGGCGGGCGGCCTCTTCCTCGGCTACTCGCTGGTCAAGATCCCGCCCGCCAACGCGCTCGCCACCAAGCAGAGCAACGTCTTCCTGTACGCCGACGGCAGCCAGCTCGCGCGCGACGGCGAGGTCAACCGGGAGAGCGTCTCGCTCGCCCAGATCTCCGAGGACGCCCAGCACGCCGTGCTGGCCGCCGAGGACCGGGACTTCTACACCGAGTCCGCCGTCGACCCCACCGCCATGATCCGCGCCGCCTGGAACACCGCCACCGGCAAGGGCAAGCAGTCCGGCTCGACCATCACCCAGCAGTACGTCAAGAACTACTACCTGGGCCAGGAGCAGACCCTCACCCGCAAGGTGAAGGAGTTCTTCATCGCGATCAAGCTGGACCGCGAGAAGAGCAAGGAAGAGATCCTGGAGGGCTACCTCAACACCAGCTACTTCGGCCGCAACGCCTACGGCATCCAGGCCGCCGCCCAGGCTTACTACGGCATGGACGCCACCGAACTGGACCCGGCCCGCGGCGCCTACCTCGCCGCCCTGCTCAACGCGCCGAGCGAGTACGACGTCGTCGCCCACCCGGAGAACAGGTCCGCCGCCGAGAGCCGCTGGAACTACGTCCTGGACGGCATGGTCAAGAAGGGCTGGCTGACCCGGGACGAGCGGGACGGCATGAAGTTCCCGATGCCGAAGGAGACCACCGTCTCCACCGGCCTGTCCGGGCAGCGCGGCTACATCGTCCAGATAGTCACGGACTACCTGATCGAGAACAAGATCGTCGACGAGGAGTCCCTCGACGCGGGCGGCTACCGCATCACCACCACGCTCCAGAAGGACAAGCAGGACGCCTTCGTCAAGGCCGTCGACGACCAGTTGATGTCGAAGCTCGACCCCGACCGCAAGGTCGACACCTACGTCCGCGCGGGCGGTGCCTCGGTCGACCCCAAGACCGGCAAGGTCGTCGCGATGTACAACGGCATCGACTACGTGAAGCAGTACACCCCCAACGCCACCCGCCGCGACTTCCAGGTCGGCTCCACCTTCAAGCCGTTCGTCTTCACCTCGGCCGTGGAGAACGCCTCCCGCACCCAGGACGGCCGCGCGATCACCCCGAACACCGTCTACGACGGCACCAACAAGCGGCCGGTGCAGGGCTGGGACGGCGGCTACTACGCCCCCGAGAACGAGGACCAGCACTCCTACGGCGACATCACCGTCCGCGAGGCCACCGACAAGTCGGTGAACGCCGTCTACGCGCAGATGGCGGTCGACGTCGGCTCCGACAAGGTGAAGCAGACCGCGGTCGACCTGGGGCTGCCGTCCGACACCCCCAACATGTACCCGAGCCCGTCCATCGCCCTGGGCACGGCCACCGCCAGCGTGCTCGACATGGCCGAGGCGTACGCCACGCTCGCCAACCACGGTGAACACGGCACGTACACGCTGGTCGAGAAGGTCACCAAGGACGGCAAGCAGGAGATCGAGCTGCCCGCCCGGCAGGAGCGGCAGGCCGTCAGCCGCCAGGCCGCCGACACCACCACCTCCGTCCTGCGCGGCGTCGTCCAGAACGGCACCGCCACCGCCGCCCAGAACGCGGGCCGCCCGGCGGCCGGCAAGACCGGCACCGCGGAGGAGGACACGGCGGCCTGGTTCGCGGGCTACACCCCCGACCTCGCCACCGTCGTCGCCGTGATGGGCCAGGACCCGGTGACCGCCCAGCACAAGTCGCTGTACGGCGCGATGGGCCTGCCGCGCATCAACGGCGGCGGCGCGCCCACGGACATCTGGGCCCAGTACACCCGGGACGCGCTGGAGGGCGAGCCGGTCCGCGACTTCGACCTCCAGCTCCAGGCCGGCGCCGACACCGTGCGGCCCCTGCCCGCGAGCCCCTCGGCCGGCGAGGACTCGGGCGAGCCCGCCGACGCCGGCACCCCGTCGGGCCGGCCCGAGGGCACCAGCCCGACGCCGGACCGGGGCCAGGGCACCGGGGACGGCGCCGCGACCGAGGGCAGCGGCACCGAGGACGGCGGCGCGGCCGCCGACCCGACCGGCGGGACGGCGCCCGGCACCGGCACGGGCGCCCCGGAGGGCGACGCCGGGGAGGGCGACGGCACGGGCGACGGCACCGGAGACGGCGGCGCACCGCAGGACGGCACCGGGGACGGCGGTGCCGGGCCCACGGCCGGGGTCCCGCTGCCCCAGTCCCGCCGCGAGTGA
- a CDS encoding ABC transporter permease, whose translation MGAGRLYAAVAAGGFRRYATYRAATAAGVFTNTVFGLILVHVHLALWAQKPQLGGYDQAQAVTYVWLGQAFLSTLAIGGGGIEDELMERIRTGDVAVDLYRPVDLQLWWLAADLGRASFQLLGRGVVPFAIGALFFPVRLPGDVAAWAAFLVAVVLAMVVSFAIRFLVALSAFWLLDGTGVLQLSWIAGFFCSGMLLPLNVFPGALGEVVRALPWSSLLQGPADVLLGEADPLGTYAFQAGWALVLLAAGRLVQSAATRRVVVQGG comes from the coding sequence GTGGGCGCGGGGCGGTTGTACGCGGCCGTGGCGGCGGGGGGCTTCCGACGGTACGCGACCTATCGGGCGGCCACTGCGGCCGGGGTGTTCACCAACACCGTCTTCGGACTGATTCTGGTCCATGTCCATCTGGCGCTGTGGGCGCAGAAGCCGCAGCTCGGGGGATATGACCAGGCGCAGGCGGTCACCTACGTGTGGCTCGGGCAGGCGTTCTTGTCCACCCTGGCGATCGGCGGCGGGGGCATCGAGGACGAGCTGATGGAACGCATCCGGACGGGTGATGTCGCCGTCGATCTGTACCGGCCGGTCGATCTTCAGCTCTGGTGGCTGGCCGCCGATCTGGGCCGGGCGTCCTTCCAGCTCCTGGGGCGCGGGGTGGTGCCGTTCGCGATCGGGGCGCTGTTCTTCCCGGTCCGGCTGCCCGGGGACGTGGCGGCCTGGGCAGCGTTCCTGGTCGCGGTGGTGCTGGCCATGGTGGTGAGCTTCGCGATCCGGTTCCTGGTGGCGCTCTCGGCGTTCTGGCTGCTGGACGGCACGGGGGTGCTGCAACTGTCGTGGATCGCGGGGTTCTTCTGCTCGGGGATGCTGCTGCCGCTGAACGTGTTCCCGGGGGCGCTCGGGGAGGTCGTACGGGCCCTGCCGTGGTCGTCGCTGCTCCAGGGCCCGGCGGACGTGCTGCTGGGCGAGGCCGATCCGCTGGGCACGTACGCCTTCCAGGCCGGGTGGGCGCTGGTGCTGCTGGCGGCGGGACGGCTGGTGCAGTCGGCGGCGACCCGGAGGGTGGTGGTCCAGGGTGGGTGA
- a CDS encoding ABC transporter permease, with protein sequence MRSGGAARGPGGGRVAQGLRAYLLIAAMWIRSTMAYRASFVMTTVASFVVTGLDFVAILLMFSRVDALGGWSLPEIAFLYGLSGLAFGLADLAVGSVERLGRRVRDGTLDTLLVRPAPVLAQLAADRFALRRVGRLAQGALVLGWALAAVEVDWTPDRLLLVPVMVVSGAAIFCAVFVAGAAFQFVAQDAAEVSNAFTYGGTTLLQYPPVLFAQELVRGVTFVLPLAFVNWLPASYVLGRPYPLDLPAWTAFASPAVAGVCCALARLVWGAGLRSYRSTGS encoded by the coding sequence GTGCGGTCCGGCGGTGCGGCGCGGGGGCCGGGCGGCGGCCGGGTGGCCCAGGGGCTGCGGGCCTACCTGCTGATCGCGGCGATGTGGATCCGCTCCACGATGGCCTACCGGGCGTCCTTCGTGATGACCACGGTGGCGAGTTTCGTGGTGACCGGGCTGGACTTCGTCGCGATCCTGCTGATGTTCTCCCGGGTGGACGCGCTCGGCGGCTGGTCGCTGCCGGAGATCGCCTTCCTGTACGGCCTGTCCGGTCTCGCCTTCGGGCTCGCCGATCTCGCGGTCGGCTCGGTGGAGCGGCTGGGGCGCCGGGTGCGGGACGGCACGCTGGACACGCTGCTGGTGCGTCCGGCGCCGGTGCTGGCGCAACTGGCGGCCGACCGCTTCGCGCTGCGCCGGGTGGGCCGGCTCGCACAGGGCGCGCTGGTGCTGGGCTGGGCGCTGGCGGCGGTGGAGGTGGACTGGACCCCGGACAGGCTGCTGCTGGTGCCGGTGATGGTGGTGAGCGGCGCGGCGATCTTCTGCGCGGTGTTCGTGGCGGGGGCGGCGTTCCAGTTCGTGGCGCAGGACGCGGCCGAGGTGTCGAACGCGTTCACCTACGGCGGGACGACGCTGCTGCAGTACCCGCCGGTGCTGTTCGCGCAGGAGCTGGTGCGGGGGGTGACGTTCGTGCTGCCGCTGGCGTTCGTCAACTGGCTCCCGGCGTCGTACGTGCTGGGACGGCCGTATCCGCTGGATCTGCCGGCGTGGACGGCGTTCGCCTCGCCGGCGGTGGCCGGGGTGTGCTGTGCGCTGGCGAGGCTGGTGTGGGGGGCGGGGTTGCGTTCCTACCGGAGTACGGGGAGTTAG
- a CDS encoding ABC transporter ATP-binding protein, with the protein MDDGFGGFDAFDGFIVLDGVEKVFDVRRKTGFLKRERRRVRAVDGLSFTVAPGEMVGYIGPNGAGKSTTIKMLTGILTPSGGRLRVAGIDPSRERTRLAHRIGVVFGQRTTLWWDLPLIDSYRLAHRMYRIPDARYRENLDRCVELLGLGALLDVPVRQLSLGQRMRGDIAAALLHDPEVLYLDEPTIGLDVVSKARVREFLRELNAERGTTVLLTTHDLQDIEQLCSRVMVIDHGRLMYDGPVAGLHEAGESERILVVDLERELPPIDAPAPARVVRVEGPRQWLAFPASEPAAGLVARIAAGYPLVDLSVREPDIETVIARMYEDRASA; encoded by the coding sequence ATGGACGACGGTTTCGGCGGTTTCGACGCTTTCGACGGGTTCATCGTGCTCGACGGGGTCGAGAAGGTCTTCGACGTGCGCCGCAAAACGGGCTTTCTCAAACGGGAGCGGCGGCGGGTGCGGGCGGTGGACGGGCTGTCGTTCACCGTGGCGCCGGGTGAGATGGTCGGCTACATCGGGCCGAACGGCGCCGGGAAGTCCACCACGATCAAGATGCTCACCGGCATCCTCACCCCGAGCGGGGGCCGGCTGCGGGTGGCCGGCATCGACCCCTCCCGGGAGCGGACCCGGCTGGCGCACCGCATCGGGGTGGTGTTCGGGCAGCGCACGACCCTGTGGTGGGACCTGCCGCTGATCGACTCCTACCGGCTGGCGCACCGCATGTACCGCATCCCGGACGCCCGTTACCGGGAGAACCTCGACCGGTGCGTGGAACTCCTCGGGCTGGGCGCTCTGCTGGACGTCCCGGTGCGGCAGTTGTCGCTGGGCCAGCGGATGCGCGGCGACATCGCGGCGGCCCTGCTGCACGACCCCGAGGTGCTCTACCTCGACGAGCCGACGATCGGCCTGGACGTGGTCTCCAAGGCGAGGGTGCGGGAGTTCCTGCGGGAGCTGAACGCCGAGCGCGGCACGACGGTGCTGCTGACCACGCACGACCTCCAGGACATCGAGCAACTGTGCTCGCGGGTGATGGTCATCGACCACGGGCGGCTGATGTACGACGGCCCGGTGGCCGGGCTGCACGAGGCGGGGGAGAGCGAACGGATCCTGGTGGTGGACCTGGAGCGGGAGCTGCCGCCGATCGACGCCCCGGCACCGGCGCGGGTGGTCCGGGTGGAGGGGCCGCGCCAGTGGCTGGCGTTCCCGGCCTCGGAGCCGGCGGCCGGGCTGGTGGCGCGGATCGCGGCCGGGTACCCGCTGGTCGACCTGTCGGTGCGGGAGCCGGACATCGAGACGGTGATCGCGCGGATGTACGAGGATCGGGCGAGCGCGTAG
- a CDS encoding DUF1707 SHOCT-like domain-containing protein, with product MTDDAPELRASDADRERVAEILGDALAEGRLDMPEFEQRLDAAYRARTYGELAPLTRDLPAGPARRVPMTKEPAEHERWADRITGGEGTSSWAAAVMSGFQRKGRWTVPKRFDCFVFWGGGEIDLREAVFADREVVINCVAVMGGMAVIVPPGVEVVVRGLGFMGGFDHREEGVPGDPGAPRVIVTGFAFWGGVGVERKASPAEQRRLKEERRRERLERRAERKLLRDSARQDVADAHRRMLEDHRDLARGPHGPGDPHGLGASHPGGRHDPADRRGRGQERERGRDEEG from the coding sequence ATGACCGACGACGCCCCGGAGCTGCGCGCCTCCGACGCCGACCGCGAACGAGTCGCCGAGATCCTGGGGGACGCCCTCGCGGAGGGCCGGCTGGACATGCCGGAGTTCGAGCAGCGGCTGGACGCCGCCTACCGGGCCCGGACGTACGGGGAGCTCGCGCCGCTCACCCGGGACCTGCCGGCCGGCCCCGCGCGCCGGGTGCCGATGACGAAGGAGCCCGCGGAGCACGAGCGGTGGGCCGACCGGATCACCGGCGGCGAGGGGACGTCGTCCTGGGCCGCCGCCGTCATGTCCGGGTTCCAGCGCAAGGGCCGCTGGACGGTGCCGAAGCGGTTCGACTGCTTCGTCTTCTGGGGCGGCGGCGAGATCGACCTGCGGGAGGCCGTCTTCGCGGACCGCGAGGTCGTGATCAACTGCGTCGCGGTCATGGGCGGCATGGCGGTGATCGTGCCGCCCGGCGTCGAGGTGGTGGTGCGCGGCCTGGGGTTCATGGGCGGGTTCGACCACCGCGAGGAGGGCGTGCCCGGCGATCCCGGCGCCCCGCGCGTGATCGTCACCGGGTTCGCCTTCTGGGGCGGCGTGGGCGTGGAACGCAAGGCCTCCCCGGCGGAGCAGCGGCGGCTGAAGGAGGAGCGCCGCCGCGAGCGGCTGGAGCGCAGGGCCGAGCGGAAGCTGCTGAGGGACTCGGCACGTCAGGACGTGGCCGACGCCCACCGCAGGATGCTGGAGGACCACCGCGACCTGGCCCGCGGCCCGCACGGCCCGGGCGACCCGCACGGGCTGGGGGCCTCTCACCCGGGCGGCCGGCACGACCCGGCCGACCGGCGCGGGCGGGGGCAGGAGCGGGAGCGGGGCCGGGACGAGGAGGGCTGA
- a CDS encoding SGNH/GDSL hydrolase family protein has translation MTQGRGYALLAAVVATIVALSAALYVGIAADDGTSKSGGLAGGRHPHNPAAPASTGTWVGTWATAPAAAEPGTGATGLAGRSVRNVVHTTVGGTSARITLSNLYGRSPLTITHASLALAAGADSAAAIPGTMRRLTFSGSPRVVIPAGGQVTSDAARLAVPHDADVLVTTYSPTPSGPVTYHPHARQTSYLADGDRAADTTPAAYTERTSYWRYLTALDVLSNEAEGTVVVIGDSITDGISSTMDADRRWTDVLAARLRAAVAAGRDVPRYGVVNEGISGNRVLTPGRGRPADNPSGIERFPRDVLGRANVKAVVIVLGVNDILRHPGVADPEAILDGLRTMTGQAHARGLRVVGATVMPFGGHRGYTAAREAVRQRINAEIRAGRVFDAVVDFDEALRDPYDPRRLRAEYDCGDHLHPSDRGYARMGEVFDLEDLKGAAPAEL, from the coding sequence ATGACCCAGGGTCGGGGCTACGCCCTGCTCGCCGCGGTCGTCGCGACGATCGTGGCCCTGTCCGCCGCTCTCTACGTCGGGATCGCGGCCGACGACGGCACGAGCAAGAGCGGCGGTCTGGCCGGCGGCCGCCACCCGCACAACCCCGCCGCACCCGCCTCCACCGGCACCTGGGTAGGCACCTGGGCCACCGCGCCGGCCGCGGCCGAGCCGGGCACCGGGGCGACGGGCCTGGCGGGCCGCTCGGTACGCAACGTGGTGCACACGACCGTCGGCGGTACGAGTGCCCGCATCACACTGTCCAATCTCTACGGGCGGTCGCCGCTGACCATCACCCACGCCTCCCTCGCCCTGGCGGCCGGCGCCGACTCCGCCGCCGCCATCCCCGGCACCATGCGGCGGCTGACGTTCAGCGGCAGCCCCCGGGTGGTCATCCCCGCCGGCGGGCAGGTGACCAGCGACGCCGCCCGCCTGGCCGTCCCGCACGACGCCGACGTCCTGGTCACCACCTACTCCCCCACCCCCTCGGGACCGGTCACCTACCACCCGCACGCGCGGCAGACCAGCTACCTCGCCGACGGCGACCGCGCCGCGGACACCACCCCCGCCGCGTACACCGAGCGGACCTCGTACTGGCGCTACCTGACCGCGCTGGACGTGCTGAGCAACGAGGCGGAGGGCACCGTCGTCGTCATCGGCGACTCGATCACCGACGGCATCTCCTCCACCATGGACGCCGACCGCCGCTGGACCGACGTGCTCGCCGCGCGGCTGCGCGCCGCGGTGGCGGCCGGCCGGGACGTGCCCCGCTACGGCGTCGTCAACGAGGGCATCAGCGGCAACCGGGTGCTCACCCCGGGGCGGGGCAGGCCGGCCGACAACCCCAGCGGGATCGAGCGGTTCCCCCGGGACGTGCTCGGCCGCGCCAACGTCAAGGCCGTCGTCATCGTCCTCGGCGTCAACGACATCCTGCGCCACCCGGGCGTCGCCGACCCGGAGGCGATCCTGGACGGGCTGCGCACCATGACCGGCCAGGCCCACGCGCGCGGCCTGAGGGTCGTCGGCGCGACCGTGATGCCGTTCGGCGGCCACCGTGGCTACACCGCCGCCCGGGAGGCGGTACGGCAGCGGATCAACGCCGAGATCCGGGCGGGCCGGGTGTTCGACGCCGTCGTCGACTTCGACGAGGCGCTGCGCGACCCCTACGACCCGCGCCGGCTGCGCGCCGAGTACGACTGCGGCGACCATCTGCACCCCAGTGACCGGGGGTACGCGCGGATGGGCGAGGTGTTCGACCTGGAGGACCTGAAGGGGGCGGCCCCGGCGGAGCTGTGA